One stretch of Cohnella algarum DNA includes these proteins:
- a CDS encoding ABC transporter permease — MLVMAALSSAVIVFGYAITSSMSALQEKAGQWGYDTSDVVATVFNPSGFNRDEFERALQSDSRILSIGRAHSLTGIVEGDSDSESAGIAIMTFEGSLDEFGYATLSGRNPQYKNEIAIGVNVARTFNNDVGDTVVVYIQGQRNRYLVTGIYQAIANMSNSARLTGETPFSASNALPLTSEGLLDYMIRLKDNAQATAVANEQCRIPEFGNDRPAADAYRSGV, encoded by the coding sequence ATGCTTGTCATGGCGGCTTTGTCATCCGCCGTGATCGTGTTCGGTTATGCGATCACGAGCAGCATGTCTGCCCTGCAGGAGAAAGCGGGTCAATGGGGGTACGATACCTCCGACGTTGTCGCCACCGTATTCAATCCGTCGGGCTTTAATCGAGATGAATTCGAGCGGGCGCTTCAATCCGACAGTCGTATCCTGTCCATCGGACGGGCTCACAGCCTGACCGGCATTGTGGAGGGCGATTCCGATTCGGAATCGGCCGGGATTGCCATTATGACATTCGAAGGAAGCCTCGACGAATTCGGCTATGCAACATTATCCGGCCGCAACCCGCAATATAAGAACGAGATTGCCATCGGGGTAAACGTGGCGCGAACGTTCAACAATGATGTCGGCGACACCGTGGTCGTGTATATACAGGGTCAGCGAAACCGATACCTGGTAACCGGTATTTATCAGGCCATTGCGAACATGTCCAATTCAGCGCGATTAACAGGGGAAACCCCGTTTTCGGCATCGAATGCGTTGCCGCTAACCAGTGAAGGCTTGCTAGACTATATGATCCGATTGAAGGACAACGCGCAGGCCACCGCAGTCGCAAACGAACAATGCCGAATTCCAGAATTCGGCAACGATCGTCCCGCAGCAGACGCTTATCGATCCGGTGTATAG
- a CDS encoding ISAzo13 family transposase, translating to MQNTLKQRYEQLSPFLNERQRRLFAATEALAYGRGGIAFVERELGISHKVIQAGIRELKNPEQIDPERIRKSGGGRKRTVDTDPTLLSDLEKLIDPATRGEPDSPLRWTNKSTRKLAAALNEMGHKTDNKMVATLLHELGYSLQANRKTEEGGRHEDRDAQFQHIHDQVQAFQNEGEPVISVDTKKKELLGDFKNGGVEWQPKGSPEKVRVHDFQIPELGKVNPYGVYDLSANAGWVSVGTDHDTAAFAVESIRRWWTAMGQATYPNATKLLITADGGGSNGSRVRLWKTELQTLSDETGLSLSVCHFPPGTSKWNKIEHRLFSCITQNWRGKPLTSHEVIVNLIASTTTTTGLKVQAELDTTAYPKGIKVTDEELAQVNLEKNYFHGEWNYTISPRNR from the coding sequence ATGCAGAATACGTTGAAGCAACGTTACGAACAATTGAGCCCCTTTCTGAATGAACGTCAGAGACGATTATTTGCGGCAACTGAAGCCCTCGCTTATGGTCGTGGAGGGATCGCATTCGTCGAACGAGAATTGGGAATCAGTCATAAAGTCATCCAAGCGGGCATTCGGGAATTGAAGAACCCGGAGCAGATCGACCCTGAACGGATTCGGAAATCGGGTGGGGGTCGGAAGCGAACGGTGGATACGGATCCGACGCTGCTGAGCGATCTGGAGAAGTTGATTGATCCCGCTACCCGAGGTGAACCCGACTCGCCTCTGCGCTGGACGAACAAGAGTACGCGTAAACTCGCTGCCGCCTTGAATGAAATGGGGCACAAGACCGACAACAAGATGGTAGCCACGCTATTACACGAGCTCGGCTACAGTCTGCAGGCCAATCGAAAAACAGAAGAAGGCGGTCGTCATGAAGACCGTGATGCGCAATTTCAGCATATTCACGATCAGGTGCAGGCCTTCCAAAACGAAGGAGAGCCGGTGATCTCCGTGGATACCAAGAAAAAAGAGTTGCTCGGCGACTTCAAAAACGGCGGTGTCGAATGGCAACCCAAAGGCAGCCCGGAGAAGGTACGCGTTCATGATTTTCAAATCCCCGAGCTCGGAAAAGTCAATCCATACGGCGTCTATGATCTCAGCGCGAATGCCGGATGGGTGAGCGTAGGCACGGATCACGATACGGCAGCTTTTGCGGTAGAAAGCATCCGCCGTTGGTGGACGGCGATGGGTCAAGCTACCTATCCAAACGCCACGAAGCTCCTGATCACAGCGGATGGAGGCGGAAGCAACGGCTCTCGTGTACGGCTGTGGAAGACGGAGTTGCAGACGTTGTCGGACGAAACGGGGTTGTCCCTATCGGTCTGCCACTTTCCACCGGGGACGAGCAAATGGAACAAGATTGAGCATCGTCTGTTTTCATGCATCACCCAGAATTGGCGGGGAAAGCCGCTAACCAGCCACGAGGTCATTGTCAATCTGATTGCGTCCACGACGACAACAACCGGGCTGAAGGTACAGGCCGAGTTGGACACAACAGCGTACCCAAAAGGAATCAAAGTAACGGATGAAGAACTGGCCCAAGTAAACCTAGAAAAAAATTACTTTCATGGAGAATGGAATTACACGATTTCACCTAGAAATAGGTAG
- a CDS encoding zinc ribbon domain-containing protein has translation MTGLLRCPQCGAAMTASVTKNTAKDGSKIVRTYYSCGNFRSKGSAVCSANSIRKDDAERFVTDRIREVLVKPHILRGIVASINNRKKNRIKPLQEELEAISERIANIEEKRKKYFDLYEMDDFDRELFSGRMSELDAERDQLLTRRSEIEFELSGDNSQTVSYEQVSSLIERFEYLLQKSSFDQRKTLLHLIIQKITLNDKRRIDKIEMAFDETTEHHFLSVAPSADIAEGAFSFNGKAPKIKHKLIIII, from the coding sequence CTGACAGGCCTCCTCCGCTGCCCACAATGCGGCGCAGCCATGACCGCCAGCGTCACCAAGAACACCGCGAAGGACGGCAGCAAGATAGTACGAACCTACTATTCCTGCGGCAACTTCCGCAGCAAGGGGAGCGCCGTGTGCAGCGCCAACAGCATCCGCAAGGACGACGCCGAGCGGTTCGTAACTGACCGAATCCGGGAAGTGCTCGTCAAGCCACACATCCTCCGAGGCATCGTCGCCAGCATCAACAATCGGAAGAAGAACCGGATCAAACCGCTCCAGGAGGAACTCGAGGCGATCAGCGAAAGGATCGCGAACATCGAGGAAAAACGGAAGAAATACTTCGATCTTTATGAGATGGATGACTTCGACCGTGAGCTCTTTTCAGGAAGGATGAGCGAGCTTGACGCCGAACGCGACCAACTGCTTACGCGGAGGTCCGAGATTGAGTTCGAGCTAAGCGGCGATAATTCTCAGACGGTCAGCTACGAGCAAGTGAGCTCCCTGATCGAGCGTTTCGAGTACCTTCTACAAAAGTCATCCTTTGACCAGCGTAAGACCCTGTTGCATCTCATCATCCAGAAAATCACGCTAAATGACAAGCGTCGGATCGACAAGATCGAGATGGCCTTCGACGAGACAACCGAACACCATTTTTTAAGCGTGGCCCCTTCTGCCGACATTGCGGAAGGGGCATTTTCTTTCAACGGGAAAGCCCCAAAAATCAAACACAAGCTAATAATCATCATTTAA
- a CDS encoding transposase, whose protein sequence is MIKQNELFNQLPKEIKPAFQDLNVIKHLNGAGFKKKFGFTCAFLFTLVFVLLFHQKNWFRLLESKKGESLPGKDTLYRFLNHSGHPRRKFLLSLSSDIIQRVEKLTSNDRDTAFIFDDSMFERNRSKKVELLARFKDHATGAFYKGFRMLTMGWSDGHSFIPVDFSLLSSVKSNINGMMKEIDKRTSGYKRRQEALLPAPQVVAAMLDRAIAAGMTASYALMDSWFTHAPLIREIVERGVHVIGMVKNDTKRYIVDGQRLCLKSLYEAAPRVEGKNRNILRLIRTELAPGIPVTVLFVRHRSKKNEGLAILSTDLALTAEEIIRIYKMRWDIEVFFKCAKSLLRLQKEFQGRSYDLLVSHTTVVFTRYILLAWQHRQSTDQRSFGGLFYLLCDEVGAIDWAVALQQLIDLINEIATKAGKKISTLIQRQLQQWIAALPNYIKAYLPISSCES, encoded by the coding sequence ATGATAAAACAAAATGAGCTATTCAATCAACTGCCAAAAGAAATCAAGCCGGCCTTTCAAGACTTGAACGTCATCAAACACTTGAACGGCGCGGGTTTCAAGAAGAAATTCGGATTTACTTGCGCGTTTTTGTTTACGCTTGTATTTGTTCTTCTCTTCCACCAGAAGAACTGGTTTCGCCTGCTGGAGAGCAAGAAAGGCGAGTCTCTTCCGGGAAAGGATACGCTCTATCGATTTCTCAATCATAGCGGGCACCCGCGGCGGAAATTTTTGTTATCGCTGAGCAGCGACATAATTCAGCGCGTCGAAAAGTTGACCTCCAACGACCGGGATACCGCGTTCATTTTTGACGACTCGATGTTCGAACGCAATCGAAGCAAAAAAGTGGAACTGCTCGCCCGCTTTAAAGATCATGCGACGGGTGCGTTCTACAAGGGATTTCGCATGCTGACGATGGGCTGGTCTGATGGCCATTCGTTTATCCCGGTCGATTTTAGTTTGCTGAGCTCCGTGAAGTCCAATATCAACGGGATGATGAAGGAAATCGATAAGCGAACTTCCGGCTATAAGCGTCGCCAGGAAGCGCTTCTCCCCGCACCGCAAGTTGTCGCGGCTATGCTGGACCGCGCGATTGCCGCAGGGATGACTGCTTCCTATGCCCTGATGGACAGTTGGTTTACTCATGCGCCTCTTATTCGAGAAATCGTCGAGCGCGGCGTCCATGTGATTGGCATGGTTAAAAACGATACCAAGCGCTACATCGTTGACGGCCAACGACTTTGCTTGAAGTCGCTGTATGAAGCTGCGCCACGAGTGGAAGGCAAGAACCGCAACATTCTGCGTCTTATTCGAACGGAGCTCGCGCCGGGCATTCCCGTGACGGTGTTGTTTGTCCGCCATCGCTCCAAGAAAAACGAAGGGCTCGCCATCCTTTCGACTGACCTCGCCTTGACTGCTGAGGAGATCATCCGGATCTACAAAATGCGCTGGGACATAGAAGTTTTCTTTAAGTGCGCAAAGTCTTTGCTGCGCCTGCAAAAAGAGTTTCAAGGCCGTTCGTATGACTTGCTGGTCAGCCACACGACGGTTGTGTTTACGCGGTACATTCTGCTCGCTTGGCAACATCGACAAAGCACCGATCAACGCTCGTTTGGCGGCCTGTTCTATTTGCTATGCGATGAAGTTGGCGCAATTGACTGGGCAGTTGCCTTGCAACAACTGATTGATCTGATCAACGAAATCGCTACGAAAGCCGGTAAGAAGATTTCAACGCTTATTCAGCGTCAACTCCAGCAATGGATTGCGGCTTTACCCAACTACATCAAGGCTTATCTGCCGATTTCAAGCTGCGAAAGTTGA
- a CDS encoding ExeA family protein translates to MFESFYGLTRSPFSRDISTSELYESVTLEETLGRLEYAAQRQWFAVVTGDCGTGKTTTIRRFTEVLDPAKYKVLYLSDSKLTPRHFYKGLLEQLGCESKFYRGDAKRQLHREIELMRGIHRLQPVVVVDEAHLLDREMLEEVRFLLNFKMDAQSPMALILVGQSELWDRLNMQAYAAIRQRIDLQCKLPHYDRAQTGDYIRRHMTFAGAEHDIFTDSAIDDIYRFSSGAARLINKVCTHALIYGSQNKHRIIDDHMVKRVIQGELS, encoded by the coding sequence ATGTTTGAGTCCTTCTACGGCCTTACCCGCTCACCATTCTCCCGGGACATCTCGACCAGCGAGTTGTACGAATCGGTCACGCTCGAGGAAACGCTCGGGCGTCTGGAGTACGCTGCCCAGCGGCAGTGGTTTGCGGTTGTTACCGGCGATTGCGGCACGGGGAAGACGACGACGATTCGGCGGTTCACCGAAGTGCTGGATCCGGCAAAGTACAAGGTGCTCTACCTATCGGACTCTAAGCTGACGCCGCGGCATTTTTACAAGGGGTTGCTCGAACAACTCGGCTGCGAATCGAAGTTCTACCGCGGCGATGCCAAGCGCCAGCTGCACCGCGAGATTGAGCTTATGCGCGGTATTCATCGATTGCAGCCGGTTGTCGTCGTCGACGAGGCCCATCTGCTGGATCGCGAAATGCTGGAGGAAGTGCGTTTCCTGCTCAATTTCAAGATGGATGCACAGAGCCCTATGGCGCTCATCCTGGTCGGTCAAAGCGAGCTGTGGGATCGCCTGAATATGCAAGCGTATGCGGCGATCCGCCAGCGGATCGACCTGCAGTGCAAGCTGCCGCACTATGATCGTGCCCAGACCGGCGATTACATTAGGCGTCACATGACGTTCGCTGGCGCGGAGCATGACATCTTTACCGACAGCGCGATCGACGACATCTACCGATTCTCGAGCGGCGCCGCAAGGCTGATCAACAAAGTATGTACACATGCACTCATCTACGGCTCACAGAACAAACATCGGATCATTGACGATCATATGGTCAAGCGTGTCATCCAGGGAGAATTATCGTGA